The Bubalus kerabau isolate K-KA32 ecotype Philippines breed swamp buffalo chromosome X, PCC_UOA_SB_1v2, whole genome shotgun sequence genome has a segment encoding these proteins:
- the ZCCHC18 gene encoding LOW QUALITY PROTEIN: zinc finger CCHC domain-containing protein 18 (The sequence of the model RefSeq protein was modified relative to this genomic sequence to represent the inferred CDS: inserted 1 base in 1 codon; deleted 1 base in 1 codon; substituted 1 base at 1 genomic stop codon) — MASIIARVGNNWQQNTALPPWAHSMLRSLRGKGSLGPSRVNMAEGKMKLFSGRVVPAQKEETFENWLIQVSGALPDWNMSEXEKLKRLMKTLRGPTWEVMRLLQTANPNLSVANFLCAMKLVXGDSESRVTAHGKFFNTLQAQGEKASLCVIRLEVQLQNAIQAGIIAEKDANQTRLHQLLLGAELNGDLFFRLKNLLRMYANEQECLPNFLELIRTIREEEDWNDTSMKRKRPKRSELIMETAVSPVAFQGPQAIAISTADCDVIEVDDTLNDSHEDVIMVESQNPPLTSIGAPPLRVRARLQDQILVIDSLNSSQAQSPSTSGGSAYNNDGPGDIRRTRKRKYTIHCSYCGEEGHSKETSDSKSNKAQVFENLIITLQKLTHTEETSKDIPGKHSGLSEPQ, encoded by the exons ATGGCCAGCATCATTGCACGTGTGGGTAACAACTGGCAGCAGAATACAGCCTTGCCACCCTGGGCCCATTCCATGTTGAGGTCCCTGAGGGGGAAGGGGAGTCTTGGTCCTTCAAGGGTCAACATGGCAGAAGGAAAGATGAAATTGTTCTCCGGGAGGGTGGTGCCAGCCCAGAAGGAAGAAACCTTTGAAAACTGGCTGATACAAGTCAGTGGGGCCCTGCCAGATTGGAATATGTCTGAATAGGAAAAGCTCAAGCGCTTGATGAAAACCCTGAGGGGCCCCACTTGGGAGGTGATGCGTTTACTGCAGACAGCCAACCCCAACCTCAGTGTGGCAAATTTCTTGTGTGCCATGAAGTTGG TTGGGGATTCTGAAAGCAGAGTCACTGCCCATGGCAAATTTTTTAACACCTTGCAGGCACAAGGGGAGAAAGCCTCCCTTTGTGTAATCCGTTTAGAGGTGCAGCTCCAGAACGCTATTCAGGCTGGGATAATAGCTGAGAAAGATGCAAATCAGACACGCCTGCACCAGCTCCTTTTAGGGGCTGAGCTGAATGGGGACCTGTTCTTCAGGCTGAAGAATCTTCTCAGGATGTATGCAAATGAGCAGGAGTGTCTCCCCAATTTCCTGGAGTTAATCAGGACGATAAGGGAGGAAGAGGATTGGAATGACACTTCTATGAAACGGAAGCGGCCCAAAAGATCTGAGCTAATCATGGAGACAGCAGTAAGCCCTGTGGCATTTCAGGGCCCCCAGGCAATAGCCATCAGCACTGCTGATTGCGATGTGATAGAAGTAGATGATACCCTTAATGACTCACATGAGGATGTGATCATGGTGGAGTCTCAGAACCCTCCACTTACATCCATAGGTGCCCCTCCCCTCAGGGTCAGGGCCAGACTTCAGGATCAAATACTGGTCATTGATTCCCTAAACAGTTCTCAGGCTCAATCTCCTTCTACCAGTGGTGGTTCTGCATATAACAATGATGGTCCTGGGGATATACGTAGAACCAGGAAGAGAAAATATACTATCCACTGTTCATACTGTGGTGAGGAGGGCCACTCAAAGGAAACCAGTGATAGTAAGAGCAACAAGGCCCAGGTG TTTGAGAATCTGATCATCACCCTGCAAAAGCTGACACATACAGAGGAGACATCAAAAGATATCCCAGGCAAGCACAGTGGcctctctgagccacagtaa